Proteins found in one Sorghum bicolor cultivar BTx623 chromosome 1, Sorghum_bicolor_NCBIv3, whole genome shotgun sequence genomic segment:
- the LOC8057402 gene encoding CSC1-like protein At4g35870 yields the protein MGPAAQPPDAGGGGDPEAWYGSIQYLINISAVGAASCVLLFLLVKLRFDHRRIPGPSALAAKLLAVYHATAAQIALHCGADAAQFLLFERASFLILAAVAAAAVAAALPLNLLAGDATVVDQFAATTISHIPKSSPLLWLHLLLTAAVVAIAHLGISRMEDALRITRFRDGNGNPSDPNSSSVAVFTIMIQGIPKTLAADKTPLKDYFDHKYPGKVYRAIVPFDLCTLEYLVDQLGKVRNKISWLEARLGARDLFDDIVHNDEAVRSEEHWFVRRCKELWAMAGERLGFTDEERLRKLQTKKLVLASRLSDYKEGRAPGAGVAFVVFKDVYTANKAVRDFKMERKKTPIGRFFPVMELQLERSRWKVERAPPASDIYWNHLGLSKISSRLRRIAVNTCLILMLLFFSSPLAIISGMQNAARIINVEAMDHAKSWLARLEGSSWFWTIIFQFLPNVLIFVSMYIIIPSVLSYFSKFECHLTVSGEQRAALLKMVCFFLVNLILLRALVESSLESWILSMGRCYLDGPDCKQIERYLSPSFLSRSSLSSLAFLITCTFLGISFDLLAPIPWIKHIMKKFRKNDMIQLVPEENEDYLPMQNGEETNNLTAPLMPEREDSGLLDSIEGHDLSLYPLNRSFHMPKQKFDFAQYYAFDITIFALTMIYSLFAPLVVPVGATYFGYRYLVDKYNFLFVYRVRGFPAGNDGKLMDRVLCIMQFCVIFFLAAMLLFFAVQGDSMKLQAICTLGMLVFYKLLPSRSDRFQPSLLEGMQTVNSFVDGPTDYEVFSQPDLDWNLYQS from the coding sequence ATGGGCCCGGCCGCGCAGCCGCcggacgccggcggcggcggggacccGGAGGCGTGGTACGGCAGCATCCAGTACCTCATCAACATCTCCGCCGTGGGCGCCGCCTCCTgcgtcctcctcttcctcctcgtcaAGCTCCGCTTCGACCACCGCCGCATCCCGGGGCCCTCCGCGCTCGCCGCCAAGCTCCTCGCCGTCTACCACGCCACCGCGGCGCAGATCGCGCTCCACTGCGGCGCCGACGCCGCCCAGTTCCTCCTCTTCGAGCGCGCCTCCTTCCTCATCCTCgcagccgtcgccgccgccgccgtcgccgcggcgCTCCCGCTCAACCTCCTCGCGGGGGACGCCACCGTCGTCGACCAGTTCGCCGCCACCACCATCTCGCACATCCCCAAGTCGTCCCCGCTCCTCtggctccacctcctcctcaccgccgccgtcgtcgccatCGCGCACCTCGGCATCTCCCGCATGGAGGACGCGCTACGCATCACGCGCTTCCGCGACGGCAACGGCAACCCCAGCGACCCCAACTCCAGCTCCGTCGCCGTCTTCACCATAATGATCCAGGGCATCCCCAAGACGCTGGCCGCGGACAAGACCCCGCTCAAGGACTACTTCGACCACAAGTATCCTGGCAAGGTTTACCGTGCCATCGTGCCATTTGATCTCTGCACGCTGGAGTATCTCGTCGACCAATTGGGGAAGGTCCGCAACAAGATCTCTTGGCTGGAGGCAAGGTTGGGCGCCCGTGACctgtttgatgacattgtgcaCAACGACGAAGCAGTTCGGTCAGAGGAGCATTGGTTTGTGCGAAGATGCAAAGAGCTATGGGCAATGGCAGGGGAGAGGCTAGGGTTCACTGATGAGGAGAGATTGAGGAAGTTGCAGACTAAgaaacttgtgcttgcaagcaGGCTATCTGATTATAAGGAAGGGCGCGCCCCTGGCGCTGGTGTAGCTTTTGTGGTGTTTAAGGATGTCTACACCGCAAACAAGGCTGTAAGGGATTTCAAGATGGAGAGGAAGAAGACCCCAATTGGCAGGTTTTTCCCAGTGATGGAGCTCCAGCTCGAGAGAAGTCGATGGAAAGTGGAGAGAGCACCACCGGCATCAGATATCTACTGGAATCATCTAGGTCTTAGCAAGATATCTTCGCGGCTGAGGAGGATTGCAGTCAACACCTGCCTAATTTTGATGCTCTTGTTCTTCAGTTCACCCTTGGCAATCATCAGCGGGATGCAAAACGCGGCACGGATCATCAATGTGGAGGCTATGGATCATGCCAAGTCATGGCTTGCCCGGCTTGAAGGTTCAAGCTGGTTCTGGACCATAATCTTTCAGTTTCTTCCCAATGTTCTCATCTTTGTGAGCATGTATATCATCATCCCATCGGTATTGTCGTACTTCTCCAAGTTTGAATGCCATCTGACAGTGTCAGGGGAGCAGAGGGCTGCATTGCTGAAGATGGTTTGCTTCTTCCTTGTCAATCTCATCCTATTGCGTGCTCTGGTGGAATCATCACTTGAAAGTTGGATTCTTAGCATGGGGCGGTGTTACTTGGATGGTCCAGACTGCAAGCAGATTGAACGCTATTTAAGCCCATCCTTTTTATCAAGATCATCGCTTTCTTCCCTGGCATTCCTGATCACATGTACCTTTCTGGGAATATCTTTTGATCTGTTGGCACCAATCCCTTGGATAAAGCATATAATGAAGAAATTTAGAAAGAATGATATGATACAGTTGGTCCCTGAAGAGAATGAGGACTACCTACCCATGCAGAATGGTGAAGAAACTAATAATTTGACAGCGCCTCTAATGCCTGAGAGAGAAGACAGTGGCCTTTTGGATAGTATTGAAGGGCACGATCTTTCCCTGTACCCACTAAACAGGAGCTTCCACATGCCAAAGCAGAAATTTGACTTTGCACAGTACTATGCTTTTGACATTACTATATTTGCCCTCACAATGATCTACTCCCTGTTTGCTCCGCTCGTGGTTCCTGTGGGCGCGACATACTTTGGCTACCGTTATCTTGTGGACAAGTACAACTTCTTGTTCGTTTACAGAGTTAGAGGGTTTCCTGCTGGCAATGATGGGAAGCTGATGGACAGAGTGCTGTGCATCATGCAATTCTGTGTGATCTTCTTCCTTGCTGCAATGCTGCTCTTCTTTGCTGTTCAGGGTGATTCAATGAAGCTACAGGCTATATGTACTCTTGGGATGTTAGTGTTCTATAAGTTGCTTCCTTCTAGAAGTGATCGCTTCCAGCCATCTTTGTTAGAAGGGATGCAGACAGTGAATAGCTTTGTAGATGGTCCCACGGATTATGAAGTTTTTTCACAACCTGACCTGGATTGGAATCTGTATCAATCCTGA
- the LOC8057401 gene encoding mitochondrial outer membrane protein porin 6 — MSKGPVPFVNIGKRAKDLLYKDYNFDQKFSLSTSSSSGLNLTATGVKINEDFIGVIRTQHKSGRTTVDVIIDSDSKVSTTVTVDEALTGLKTSFAFKVPDHKSGKLDLQYAHNRFSLNSTIGLTSTPLVELAATVGTSELTIGAEVGFDSTSAAVTKYNSGIGYNKSDFSASLLLADKGETLKASYIHLFNPTNGATVAAEVTHKFKTKENYFTVGSSHALDPSTLLKTRFSNSGKVGLLCQHEWRPKSLVTLSAEYDPKVVSAPSRIGVAISLKP; from the exons ATGAGCAAAGGCCCAGTTCCATTTGTCAACATTGGGAAGAGAGCAAAAG ATCTCCTGTACAAGGACTACAACTTTGACCAGAAGTTTTCTTTGTCGACATCTAGCAGCTCTGGTTTG AATCTCACAGCCACTGGTGTGAAGATCAATGAAGACTTCATTGGTGTTATACGGACACAGCATAAAAGTGGTAGAACTACTGTTGATGTCATAATTGATAGTGATTCTAAA GTGTCAACCACAGTCACTGTTGATGAAGCACTAACTGGTTTGAAGACCTCATTCGCCTTCAAGGTTCCAGATCACAAGTCTGGAAAG CTTGACCTGCAATATGCCCACAATCGTTTTTCATTGAATTCGACCATTGGTTTGACATCAACACCTTTGGTTGAGCTGGCTGCAACTGTTGGCACAAGTGAACTTACCATTGGTGCTGAGGTCGGGTTTGACAGTACTTCAGCTGCTGTTACTAAGTACAACTCAGGGATTGGATACAACAAGTCCGATTTTTCTGCTTCCTTACTACT TGCTGATAAAGGGGAGACTTTGAAGGCATCTTACATTCATTTGTTCAATCCAACCAATGGAGCTACGGTGGCAGCTGAGGTAACACACAAGTTCAAAACCAAGGAGAACTATTTCACAGTTGGGAGCTCCCATGCCCTTGATCCTTCAACATTGCTAAAGACGCGATTCAGCAACTCCGGGAAGGTCGGTCTTCTCTGTCAGCATGAGTGGAGGCCAAAGTCCCTTGTGACTCTTTCAGCAGAGTATGATCCAAAGGTGGTAAGTGCGCCTTCAAGAATCGGAGTGGCCATATCTCTCAAGCCTTGA
- the LOC110429770 gene encoding protein CHAPERONE-LIKE PROTEIN OF POR1, chloroplastic isoform X2 codes for MATATALSLSGGGGGTPLLRGHAALASGRCCAFPRSRWRPPRLSASRADDSSPAPFEMTVEGALKLLGVAEGASFDEILRAKNSVLASCKDDQDAVAQVEAAYDMLLMQSLSQRRAGKVANNSIRYADVKPVKSAGAGTVPKWMQATMKNAPITFETPSSSSLGIQSCVYGALMVFTYASGSSTSLPSAYTSPDVPGFILATGFGASLYFLAKKNMNLGKAALITVGGLAAGATVGSAVENFLQEEACMDCRMWNVNSLD; via the exons ATGGCCACGGCGACGGCCCTCTCcctcagcggcggcggcggcggcactccCCTGCTCCGCGGGCACGCGGCCTTGGCCTCGGGGCGGTGCTGCGCGTTCCCGCGCTCGCGGTGGAGGCCGCCGCGCCTGTCGGCCTCCCGCGCGGACGACTCTTCGCCGGCGCCGTTCGAGATGACGGTGGAGGGCGCGTTGAAGCTGCTCGGCGTCGCCGAGGGCGCGTCCTTCGACGAAATCCTGCGCGCCAAGAATTCCGTCCTCGCCTCCTGCAAGGACGACCAGGACGCCGTCGCCCAG GTCGAAGCAGCCTATGACATGTTGCTTATGCAGAGCTTATCACAGCGGAGGGCTGGAAAGGTTGCTAATAACAGCATCCGCTATGCTGATGTTAAACCTGTAAAGAGTGCAGGAGCTGGGACAGTCCCAAAGTGGATGCAGGCAACCATGAAGAATGCACCTATTACATTCGAGACTCCATCTTCGAGCAGCTTGGGCATCCAGTCATGCGTTTATGGTGCACTAATGGTTTTCACCTATGCTAGTGGAAGCTCGACATCTTTGCCATCTGCGTACACTAGCCCTGATGTGCCAGGTTTCATCCTAGCAACAGGATTTGGTGCATCATTGTATTTCCTGGCAAAGAAAAATATGAACTTAG GTAAGGCTGCATTGATCACTGTCGGGGGACTTGCAGCTGGTGCAACTGTCGGATCTGCAGTGGAGAATTTCCTGCAG GAAGAAGCTTGTATGGATTGCAGAATGTGGAATGTAAATTCTTTGGATTAA
- the LOC110429770 gene encoding protein CHAPERONE-LIKE PROTEIN OF POR1, chloroplastic isoform X1 has translation MATATALSLSGGGGGTPLLRGHAALASGRCCAFPRSRWRPPRLSASRADDSSPAPFEMTVEGALKLLGVAEGASFDEILRAKNSVLASCKDDQDAVAQVEAAYDMLLMQSLSQRRAGKVANNSIRYADVKPVKSAGAGTVPKWMQATMKNAPITFETPSSSSLGIQSCVYGALMVFTYASGSSTSLPSAYTSPDVPGFILATGFGASLYFLAKKNMNLGKAALITVGGLAAGATVGSAVENFLQVDIVPFLGIHSPAVVVSEFILFSQLLVSLFVR, from the exons ATGGCCACGGCGACGGCCCTCTCcctcagcggcggcggcggcggcactccCCTGCTCCGCGGGCACGCGGCCTTGGCCTCGGGGCGGTGCTGCGCGTTCCCGCGCTCGCGGTGGAGGCCGCCGCGCCTGTCGGCCTCCCGCGCGGACGACTCTTCGCCGGCGCCGTTCGAGATGACGGTGGAGGGCGCGTTGAAGCTGCTCGGCGTCGCCGAGGGCGCGTCCTTCGACGAAATCCTGCGCGCCAAGAATTCCGTCCTCGCCTCCTGCAAGGACGACCAGGACGCCGTCGCCCAG GTCGAAGCAGCCTATGACATGTTGCTTATGCAGAGCTTATCACAGCGGAGGGCTGGAAAGGTTGCTAATAACAGCATCCGCTATGCTGATGTTAAACCTGTAAAGAGTGCAGGAGCTGGGACAGTCCCAAAGTGGATGCAGGCAACCATGAAGAATGCACCTATTACATTCGAGACTCCATCTTCGAGCAGCTTGGGCATCCAGTCATGCGTTTATGGTGCACTAATGGTTTTCACCTATGCTAGTGGAAGCTCGACATCTTTGCCATCTGCGTACACTAGCCCTGATGTGCCAGGTTTCATCCTAGCAACAGGATTTGGTGCATCATTGTATTTCCTGGCAAAGAAAAATATGAACTTAG GTAAGGCTGCATTGATCACTGTCGGGGGACTTGCAGCTGGTGCAACTGTCGGATCTGCAGTGGAGAATTTCCTGCAGGTTGATATCGTGCCCTTTCTAGGCATCCACTCCCCTGCCGTCGTTGTCAGTGAATTTATTCTGTTCTCCCAATTGTTGGTATCACTGTTTGTTAGGTAG
- the LOC8085526 gene encoding uncharacterized protein LOC8085526, with amino-acid sequence MTYEVNAPRLEISRWKLIEQLGRRRALRVLPPWCSPKSLVKPTVLASSLGPLATRTQESQHARARLTSLGPAVSTPRSPHPLSPPLHSPVGRVARRMVATMASSLLLRPRAVLPHHPSSSSSSRRPLPAPRVQLQPIIQQKPGLAARSDGERRRPAGTRLYSLAPYPLLLAALLPGAEPVTAVFAPFVELVKTWDLPGWLVHWGHPGNMAVVLFAMGGYGTYLGFRIKLSDDIEEKAKAKDLHPKLLAGMFFFFALGATGGITALLTSDKPIFESPHAVTGVIGLALLTVQSILPKLFEGNPGLRTTHGLLGSGIMTLFLIHAALGLQLGISF; translated from the exons ATGACTTATGAGGTGAATGCGCCCAGACTGGAGATCAGCCGATGGAAGCTTATCGAGCAGCTGGGGCGGAGGCGTGCGCTGCGTGTCCTCCCGCCCTGGTGCTCACCAAAGTCCCTCGTGAAGCCCACTGTCCTTGCAAGCTCTCTGGGACCCTTGGCAACTCGAACTCAAGAGTCACAGCACGCGCGTGCTCGCCTCACTTCACTTGGCCCGGCTGTCTCCACGCCACGCTCCCCACATCCCCTTTCCCCTCCTCTCCACTCTCCAGTAGGTAGAGTGGCAAGAAGGATGGTGGCGACGATGGCGAGCTCGCTGCTGCTCCGGCCGCGCGCGGTCCTGCCACACCATCCTTCTAGTTCTAGCTCCAGCCGCCGGCCATTGCCAGCCCCGCGTGTACAGCTGCAACCGATCATCCAGCAGAAACCGGGCCTCGCGGCGAGAAGCGACGGCGAGCGGAGGCGGCCGGCCGGGACGCGGCTCTACTCGCTGGCGCCCTACCCTCTGCTGCTCGCCGCGCTGCTGCCGGGAG CTGAGCCGGTGACGGCCGTGTTCGCGCCGTTCGTGGAGCTGGTGAAGACGTGGGACCTCCCCGGCTGGCTCGTGCACTGGGGCCACCCCGGCAACATG GCTGTGGTGCTCTTCGCAATGGGTGGCTACGGGACATACCTGGGCTTCAGGATCAAACTGTCAGACGATATT GAAGAGAAGGCCAAGGCCAAAGATCTCCACCCAAAACTCCTCGCAGGGATGTTCTTTTTCTTCGCCCTCGGCGCGACCGGTGGGATCACAGCTCTTCTTACCTCAGATAAACCCATCTTTGAAAG TCCTCATGCCGTGACTGGAGTCATCGGCCTTGCACTTCTGACCGTTCAGTCTATCCTGCCAAAATTGTTCGAG GGAAATCCAGGGCTTAGGACTACACATGGTCTGCTCGGCAGTGGCATCATGACTCTGTTTCTAATCCATGCGGCACTAGGCCTGCAGCTTGGGATCAGTTTCTAA
- the LOC8057403 gene encoding probable protein phosphatase 2C 28, which produces MLAAVMDYFSSCWGPRSRAGHRGKGSDAAGRQDGLLWYKDAGQLVTGEFSMAVVQANQLLEDQSQVESGPLSLADPGPQGTFVGVHDGHGGPETARFINDHLFNHLRKFATEHKCVSADVIRKAFQATEEGWLSLVSKEWSMKPQIASVGSCCLVGVICAGTLYVANLGDSRAVLGRLVKATGEAVAMQLSSEHNACHEEVRQELQSSHPDDPHIVVLKHNVWRVKGLIQISRSIGDVYLKKPEYNREPLHSKFRLRETFQRPILSADPQITEHRIQPNDQFVIFASDGLWEHLSTQEAVDLVHSSPRNGIARRLVKAAMQEAAKKREMRYSDLKKIDRGVRRHFHDDTTVVVLFLDSNAMSKASWSKSPSVSIRGGGVTLPAKSLAPFSALAQLNSTY; this is translated from the exons ATGCTGGCCGCGGTGATGGACTACTTCAGCTCCTGCTGGGGCCCGCGATCGCGTGCCGGGCACCGGGGCAAGGGCTCCGACGCGGCCGGCCGGCAGGACGGTCTCCTCTGGTACAAGGACGCTGGCCAGCTCGTCACTGGGGAGTTCTCCATGGCCGTGGTGCAGGCCAACCAGCTGCTTGAGGACCAGAGCCAGGTGGAAtccggaccgctctccctggctGACCCCGGCCCGCAGGGCACCTTCGTCGGCGTCCATGATGGCCATGGCGGCCCAGAGACGGCCCGGTTCATCAATGACCACCTCTTCAACCATCTCAGGA AATTTGCAACTGAGCACAAGTGTGTGTCAGCGGATGTGATCCGGAAAGCTTTCCAAGCAACTGAGGAGGGCTGGCTTTCTCTTGTAAGCAAGGAATGGTCTATGAAGCCTCAGATTGCTTCAGTAGGCTCCTGCTGCCTTGTTGGTGTAATCTGTGCTGGGACTCTCTATGTTGCAAACCTGGGCGACTCACGTGCAGTTCTTGGAAGGCTTGTTAAGGCAACTGGAGAGGCTGTGGCCATGCAGTTGTCATCGGAGCACAATGCGTGCCATGAGGAAGTTAGACAAGAGCTGCAGTCATCACATCCTGATGATCCACATATTGTGGTTCTTAAACACAATGTTTGGCGAGTGAAGGGTCTCATCCAG ATCTCAAGATCTATCGGAGATGTATATCTAAAGAAACCAGAGTATAACAGAGAACCTCTTCATAGCAAGTTTCGGCTTCGAGAAACCTTCCAGAGGCCGATTCTTAGTGCTGACCCTCAAATTACTGAACATCGAATACAGCCAAACGATCAGTTTGTTATATTTGCTTCTGATGGTCTATGGGAGCACCTCAGCACTCAGGAAGCAGTTGACCTTGTCCACAGTAGTCCCCGTaat GGAATCGCTCGGAGACTAGTTAAAGCCGCGATGCAAGAAGCTGCCAAGAAGAGGGAGATGAGATATTCAGACCTCAAGAAGATCGACCGAGGTGTGAGAAGGCATTTCCACGACGATACAACCGTGGTTGTGCTGTTCCTGGATTCAAATGCCATGAGCAAAGCAAGCTGGAGCAAAAGCCCCTCTGTTTCTATCCGAGGGGGCGGTGTAACCCTTCCCGCGAAATCCCTCGCACCTTTCTCAGCTCTGGCACAGTTGAACAGCACCTACTGA